From the Caldicellulosiruptoraceae bacterium PP1 genome, the window TAGACAAACGGTATAATGTCAAGAGGGTTTTAGAGAAAAATTTTTTAGATAATAAGGGCAAAAAAGGCAATAGAATATCGAGTTACTCAGTATGGGAAAATTTAACTGGTAACTTATATTAAAAGGATTATTAAATTAAAAAGAAGTATTAATTAAGTATTGTAAACATCGCCTCTTTCTTGATAAATTTGACCTTTACTGAGCATGGTAAAGATCAAAGGTATTAAACGTCTAGCAGTGAGTACGAGGGCACGTTTATGCTGATGTTTGGTAACCTCTGAATACTTCTTGCTATAGAAAGCTTTATAACGAACTGTGTGCACCCTAACACAGTTAGCAGCCTCAACAAGATAGTATCTAAGATATTGGTTACCACACTTAGCTAATGAGGTTTCTTGGGCATTAAAGTTACCTGATTGATATTGAGTCCAAACTAAGCCGGCATATTTAGCTAAAGCGGCTTCATTTTTAAAACGATAGATATCACCTATTTCAGCGATAATGCCAGCAGCAAGGACATCACCAATACCAGGGATAGTATTTAAAGTTTGAGAAAAAGCATTAAGCAATTTAGAGATTTCTTTATCGAGTTTTTTAAGTTGCTCTTGCATAAATCTAATATTTTCAAGAGTCATAGAAAGAGCTAAGTCATTAGCTTCAGCTAAGGAAGAATGTAGTCTAAAAGCACGATTAGCAGCCTTTTTTAATTCTTCAGCAATTTTATTAACATCAGAAAGCCTATTGTTGCCATTATCAGAGATGAAATTAATTAAATG encodes:
- a CDS encoding IS110 family transposase codes for the protein HLINFISDNGNNRLSDVNKIAEELKKAANRAFRLHSSLAEANDLALSMTLENIRFMQEQLKKLDKEISKLLNAFSQTLNTIPGIGDVLAAGIIAEIGDIYRFKNEAALAKYAGLVWTQYQSGNFNAQETSLAKCGNQYLRYYLVEAANCVRVHTVRYKAFYSKKYSEVTKHQHKRALVLTARRLIPLIFTMLSKGQIYQERGDVYNT